In the genome of Ignisphaera cupida, one region contains:
- a CDS encoding D-aminoacyl-tRNA deacylase produces the protein MKIAIVYTFRDVAAVGIVNKLIYNNVSCIELSARDFQVEKYEKCILEGVEYALLGFNEEVLYLKHLDMLKDFDMIIVPSRHESESKIPCLTVHVTGNPWRRNDFGGDPMSLSLSNPVVMWLILQDLYIARKSYDKISKFYVSYEATHHGPTVKKVPILFVEIGSSENEWRDPIAQETISNAIRSSIKKYYSLGSSKPCKIAIGFGGSHYAPLFTKRALEKNECYGHMIPNYVIRELGINDLKFIAKMAIENTPQAEIVVIEKMRSELRNAIIDVTKQYGLEYIVI, from the coding sequence ATGAAAATAGCCATAGTATATACATTTAGAGATGTAGCAGCTGTTGGTATTGTCAATAAACTTATTTACAATAACGTCAGTTGTATAGAGCTTAGTGCTAGAGATTTTCAAGTAGAAAAATACGAGAAATGTATATTAGAAGGAGTTGAATATGCTCTTCTTGGTTTTAACGAAGAGGTTCTTTACTTAAAACATCTTGATATGTTAAAAGATTTCGACATGATTATTGTTCCTTCACGACATGAATCCGAGTCTAAAATTCCTTGCTTAACTGTTCATGTCACTGGTAATCCGTGGAGAAGAAATGACTTTGGTGGAGATCCAATGTCGTTGTCACTTTCAAATCCAGTTGTAATGTGGCTTATTCTACAAGATCTTTATATTGCAAGAAAAAGTTATGATAAAATCTCAAAATTTTATGTAAGCTATGAAGCTACACATCATGGGCCTACAGTAAAAAAGGTGCCAATACTTTTTGTTGAGATTGGAAGCAGTGAGAATGAATGGAGGGATCCAATAGCTCAAGAGACTATTTCAAACGCTATTAGGAGTAGCATTAAAAAGTATTATTCTCTAGGTAGTAGCAAACCATGTAAAATTGCTATTGGATTTGGAGGTTCACATTATGCTCCGTTATTTACGAAGAGAGCTTTGGAGAAAAATGAGTGCTATGGGCATATGATACCAAATTACGTTATTAGAGAGCTTGGAATAAATGATTTAAAGTTTATTGCTAAAATGGCTATTGAGAATACTCCTCAAGCTGAGATTGTTGTTATTGAGAAAATGAGAAGCGAATTAAGAAATGCAATAATTGATGTTACGAAGCAATATGGTTTAGAATACATTGTTATTTAA
- the ilvD gene encoding dihydroxy-acid dehydratase — MRSRITIEGIERAPHRCLYKALGLTDEELSKPIIGIANSWNELIPGHKHLREIAEAAKAGIRIAGGTPLEFNTIGLCDGIAMGHEGMKYSLPSREVIADSIEIMAKAYQFDGIVLIASCDKIIPGMLMAAARLDIPAIFISGGPMLAGRYKGKDVDLHDVFEAIGAYKSGKTSYEDLIELENVACPGVGSCAGMFTANTLNVLSEAMGISLPGNGTALAVSAERIRIAKYTGMMIVELVKRGITARKILTREAFLDAIAVDMALGGSTNTVLHLMAIANEAGVELSLDDFDEISEKTPTIAKLSPAGPYHIQDLHEAGGVPVVMKELSKKGLIHLDRITVSLKTVREIISAAINRRTDVVRPVENPYMNRGGILILKGNLAPKGAVIKASAVPEELYLFEGNAKVFDCEEDAVKAILNGEIMKGDVVIIRYEGPKGGPGMREMLTATSALVGMGLDRDVALVTDGRFSGATRGIAIGHVSPEAAEGGPIGVVRNGDRIRIDLKRKRIDLLISEEELRERLATFKPLERKLGGYLYRYSKLVTSANTGAIFKVSDTSS, encoded by the coding sequence TTGAGAAGCAGAATTACTATAGAGGGTATTGAAAGAGCTCCTCATAGATGTCTCTATAAAGCTCTTGGGCTAACAGATGAGGAATTATCAAAACCGATTATAGGTATTGCAAATTCATGGAATGAGTTAATACCAGGGCATAAGCATTTGAGAGAAATTGCTGAAGCTGCTAAAGCTGGTATTAGAATTGCTGGTGGAACGCCGCTAGAATTTAATACAATTGGTCTTTGTGATGGAATTGCAATGGGTCATGAAGGTATGAAGTATTCCTTACCATCTAGAGAGGTTATAGCGGATTCAATAGAAATTATGGCAAAGGCTTATCAATTCGATGGCATCGTTTTAATAGCTTCATGCGATAAAATTATACCGGGTATGCTCATGGCTGCAGCAAGACTTGATATACCAGCGATTTTCATTTCCGGCGGTCCTATGCTTGCTGGAAGGTATAAAGGTAAAGATGTTGATTTGCATGATGTTTTCGAGGCTATTGGTGCTTATAAAAGTGGTAAAACATCATATGAAGATCTAATTGAGTTAGAAAATGTTGCTTGTCCTGGTGTAGGATCATGTGCAGGTATGTTCACAGCAAATACTCTTAATGTTCTTTCTGAAGCCATGGGAATATCTCTTCCTGGTAATGGAACGGCTTTAGCAGTTTCTGCAGAGAGAATTAGAATAGCTAAGTACACAGGTATGATGATAGTGGAACTTGTTAAAAGAGGAATTACTGCTAGAAAGATCTTAACTAGAGAAGCATTTTTAGATGCTATAGCAGTTGACATGGCTTTGGGAGGTTCTACAAACACTGTTTTGCATTTAATGGCAATAGCTAATGAAGCTGGAGTTGAACTTTCACTAGATGATTTTGATGAAATTAGCGAAAAAACTCCTACAATTGCCAAGTTAAGTCCAGCTGGTCCTTATCATATACAGGATCTTCACGAAGCTGGTGGAGTACCTGTTGTTATGAAAGAGCTTTCAAAGAAAGGACTAATACATTTAGATAGAATAACAGTTTCGCTAAAAACGGTAAGAGAGATAATATCAGCAGCTATCAATAGGCGAACAGATGTTGTAAGACCTGTTGAGAATCCGTATATGAATAGAGGAGGAATTTTAATTCTCAAAGGGAATTTAGCACCAAAGGGAGCTGTTATAAAGGCTTCTGCAGTACCAGAAGAGCTCTACTTGTTTGAGGGGAATGCAAAGGTATTTGATTGTGAAGAAGATGCTGTTAAAGCTATTCTAAATGGGGAAATTATGAAAGGAGATGTTGTTATAATAAGATATGAGGGTCCTAAAGGAGGTCCTGGCATGAGAGAAATGCTTACAGCAACATCAGCTCTTGTTGGAATGGGTTTAGATAGAGATGTTGCACTTGTTACTGATGGCAGATTTTCTGGTGCTACAAGAGGTATTGCAATTGGGCATGTATCTCCAGAAGCAGCTGAGGGTGGGCCTATAGGAGTTGTTAGAAATGGTGATAGAATAAGAATTGATCTGAAAAGAAAGAGAATTGATTTGCTTATATCAGAAGAGGAGCTTAGAGAAAGACTTGCTACATTTAAACCACTAGAGAGGAAATTGGGTGGTTATCTCTATAGATATTCAAAACTTGTTACATCTGCTAATACTGGTGCTATATTCAAGGTGTCAGATACTAGCTCTTAA
- the ilvC gene encoding ketol-acid reductoisomerase — protein MAKIYRDEDINIDYVKNKKIAILGYGSQGRAWALNLRDSGLNVVVGLERKGESWKKAEEDGFKPLFTKDAVRDADIIVFLVPDMVQKNLWINSVKPYMKRGADMVFAHGFNIHYKLIDPPHDSDVYMIAPKAPGPIVRRMFESGYGVPALVAVYQNVSGSAFEKALAIAKALGCARAGVIETTFKEETETDLFGEQVILVGGVMELIKASFETLVKNGYQPEVAYFEVLNELKLIVDLIYEGGLVHMLKAVSDTAKYGGITVGKTIIDDHVKMNMVKALERIRNGEFAREWLKEYENGMPTVHKELEELRNSLIEKVGNEIRKMIFKKA, from the coding sequence ATGGCTAAGATATATAGAGATGAAGATATCAATATAGATTATGTAAAGAACAAGAAAATAGCTATACTTGGTTATGGTAGTCAGGGAAGGGCATGGGCACTTAATTTAAGAGACTCTGGATTGAATGTTGTTGTAGGACTTGAAAGAAAAGGTGAAAGCTGGAAGAAAGCTGAGGAAGATGGTTTCAAACCGCTTTTTACAAAGGATGCTGTAAGAGATGCTGACATAATAGTTTTTCTAGTTCCTGACATGGTTCAGAAAAATCTTTGGATTAATAGTGTAAAGCCATATATGAAGAGAGGTGCAGACATGGTTTTCGCCCATGGATTTAACATACATTATAAACTTATTGATCCTCCTCATGATTCCGATGTTTATATGATTGCACCTAAGGCACCAGGACCAATTGTTAGAAGAATGTTTGAGTCAGGCTATGGAGTCCCAGCACTTGTTGCTGTTTATCAGAATGTTAGTGGGTCTGCTTTTGAAAAGGCACTAGCAATTGCAAAAGCCCTTGGATGTGCTAGAGCAGGAGTTATTGAAACAACATTTAAGGAGGAAACAGAAACTGACTTATTTGGAGAACAAGTTATTTTAGTTGGAGGTGTTATGGAGCTTATAAAGGCATCTTTTGAAACATTAGTTAAAAATGGATATCAGCCAGAGGTGGCATATTTCGAGGTTTTAAATGAGTTAAAGCTTATAGTTGATTTAATATATGAGGGTGGTCTTGTTCATATGCTTAAAGCAGTTTCTGATACAGCAAAATATGGTGGTATAACGGTTGGGAAAACGATAATAGATGATCATGTGAAAATGAATATGGTTAAAGCCCTTGAGAGAATAAGAAATGGAGAATTTGCTAGGGAGTGGCTTAAAGAATATGAAAATGGTATGCCAACTGTGCATAAAGAGTTAGAGGAATTAAGAAACAGTTTAATTGAGAAGGTAGGCAATGAAATCAGAAAAATGATATTTAAAAAAGCTTAA
- a CDS encoding acetolactate synthase large subunit, whose translation MMKGSVLLAETLKREGVKVIFGIPGLSNMAFYDALVEYVANNDIRVIIMRHEQGAAHAADGYARASGKPGFCTATSGPGALNLVTGLATAYWDSSPVIAITGQVTRSSLGKLSFQEADIPGVVANITKFAIQIRKAEDIPIWVRNAIYIATTGRPGPVVIDIPRDLFNEDVDSDRIKWYNGFSFKGYREFPEFIDPIMVKKAAKLLIEAEKPLMIVGAGAVWSPASEEIIALAEMLRMPIVSTLLGKSAIPNDHPLYIGMMGYYGRAEANKAFMEADVVLVVGARLSDRTIPNIKDVLDTKKKLILINIDPTDVQRLSVQLPVESFIISDVRKGLKELIKAVHEIGLKSDRSAWIRKILEYKEYYSQIYYYDDGRGLKPWKILKTIRNTIPRDAIITTGVGAHQMWAGVFWESFEPRTFLTSGGMGTMGFGLPAAMGAKVARPDKVVVDLDGDGSFIMTMNNLGTAVDEDIPIIAIVFDNRTLGLVRQVQDLFFNRRIIAVDLGPSTNFVKIAEGFGALGFDAQSYEDIEVALRKSMKENVPAVIRVPVNRDEKALPTLPPGGSFREMIVYDPREGS comes from the coding sequence ATTATGAAGGGCTCGGTGCTTTTAGCTGAGACTCTAAAGAGAGAGGGTGTGAAGGTAATCTTTGGAATTCCTGGATTATCAAACATGGCATTCTATGATGCTTTAGTAGAATATGTAGCAAACAATGACATAAGAGTTATTATCATGAGACATGAACAGGGGGCAGCACATGCAGCAGATGGTTATGCAAGAGCCTCTGGAAAACCAGGTTTTTGCACAGCTACATCAGGACCAGGTGCACTTAATCTTGTAACCGGTCTTGCAACTGCTTATTGGGATAGTTCTCCTGTCATTGCAATAACTGGTCAAGTAACAAGATCAAGCTTAGGCAAATTATCATTTCAAGAAGCTGATATACCTGGGGTTGTAGCTAATATAACGAAGTTTGCTATACAAATAAGAAAGGCTGAGGATATTCCCATATGGGTTAGAAATGCCATTTATATAGCAACAACTGGAAGACCAGGACCTGTTGTGATTGATATTCCAAGAGACTTATTTAATGAAGATGTTGATAGTGATAGAATCAAGTGGTACAATGGTTTTTCATTCAAAGGGTATAGAGAGTTTCCAGAGTTTATAGATCCTATAATGGTTAAGAAAGCAGCTAAACTCTTGATTGAAGCTGAAAAACCTTTAATGATTGTAGGAGCAGGAGCTGTTTGGTCTCCAGCTTCAGAAGAGATTATAGCTCTTGCGGAAATGCTTAGAATGCCAATTGTCTCTACATTACTTGGCAAATCAGCTATACCAAATGATCACCCTTTGTACATTGGCATGATGGGTTATTATGGAAGGGCAGAAGCAAACAAGGCATTTATGGAAGCTGACGTTGTTCTTGTTGTAGGTGCCAGATTAAGTGATAGAACAATTCCGAATATTAAGGATGTTCTTGATACAAAGAAGAAGCTTATTCTTATCAATATTGATCCTACGGATGTTCAGAGACTTTCTGTACAACTTCCTGTAGAATCATTTATAATAAGTGATGTTAGGAAGGGGTTGAAGGAACTCATTAAAGCTGTACATGAAATTGGTTTAAAGAGCGACAGAAGTGCATGGATTAGGAAAATATTAGAATACAAAGAGTACTACTCTCAAATATATTACTATGATGATGGAAGAGGGCTGAAACCGTGGAAGATATTAAAAACAATTAGAAATACAATACCAAGAGATGCTATAATAACAACTGGTGTAGGCGCTCACCAGATGTGGGCAGGGGTTTTCTGGGAATCCTTTGAACCAAGAACATTTTTAACATCTGGCGGCATGGGCACAATGGGATTTGGTTTGCCCGCAGCCATGGGAGCCAAGGTTGCTAGACCTGATAAGGTTGTTGTTGATTTAGATGGTGATGGCTCCTTCATAATGACTATGAATAATCTTGGAACAGCGGTAGATGAAGACATACCAATAATAGCTATAGTATTTGACAACAGAACTTTAGGTCTTGTAAGACAAGTGCAAGATTTATTCTTTAACAGAAGAATAATTGCTGTTGACCTTGGACCTTCAACAAACTTTGTAAAGATTGCGGAGGGATTTGGTGCTCTAGGTTTTGATGCTCAATCATATGAAGATATTGAGGTTGCATTGAGGAAATCTATGAAGGAGAATGTGCCAGCTGTTATTAGAGTACCTGTTAATAGAGATGAGAAGGCTCTTCCAACTTTACCTCCTGGTGGTAGCTTTAGAGAGATGATTGTATATGACCCAAGAGAAGGTAGCTAG
- a CDS encoding 2-isopropylmalate synthase, whose translation MFIAPTQNSLDYIQRKSEKRVVRLLDTTLRDGEQMPGISLTSQQKLEIALALNDLGVDSIEAGFPITSRGEFEAVKRIAKEIRGSEVIALARANKQDIDKVIEAEVPAVHTFIATSELHMKYKLKLSPEQVVEKAVSAVEYAKSHGLVVEFSAEDATRSNLQFLSRVFQAVVNAGADRIDIADTVGVAYPSYIAFITTYIRSSVKGNYLLSVHCHNDFGMAVANSVTAIENGADQAHVTVLGVGERAGNAALEEVATALAFLYGYKVKIDFSKINKVAKLVSSYFGIQIPPNKAIVGANAFSHESGIHVHGILSYPLTYEPLDPSIVGAERRIVIGKHSGRHAIEYVIKQLGLEPREEAIKNILNKVKDLADQGIKITWELILKLVKEEYGDVNNV comes from the coding sequence GTGTTTATTGCTCCAACTCAAAATAGTTTAGACTATATACAAAGAAAAAGTGAAAAGAGAGTTGTAAGACTATTGGATACAACATTAAGAGACGGAGAGCAAATGCCTGGAATTTCTCTAACATCACAGCAAAAACTTGAAATAGCGTTGGCTCTAAATGATTTAGGTGTTGATTCTATAGAGGCTGGTTTTCCAATTACTAGCAGAGGAGAGTTTGAAGCTGTAAAAAGAATTGCTAAAGAGATCAGAGGTTCAGAGGTTATAGCCTTGGCTAGAGCAAATAAACAAGATATTGATAAGGTTATCGAAGCTGAGGTGCCAGCTGTTCATACATTTATAGCCACATCTGAGCTGCATATGAAGTACAAGCTTAAGCTTAGCCCTGAGCAAGTTGTTGAAAAAGCTGTTTCAGCTGTTGAATATGCTAAAAGTCATGGTTTAGTAGTAGAGTTTAGTGCTGAAGATGCTACAAGATCTAATTTGCAGTTCCTAAGCAGGGTATTTCAAGCTGTTGTTAATGCAGGAGCAGATAGAATAGATATTGCAGATACTGTTGGAGTTGCATATCCAAGTTACATTGCCTTTATAACAACATATATTAGATCGTCTGTAAAAGGAAACTATCTACTAAGTGTTCACTGTCACAATGATTTTGGCATGGCCGTTGCAAACAGTGTTACAGCTATTGAGAATGGGGCTGACCAAGCTCATGTCACAGTTCTTGGGGTTGGTGAAAGAGCAGGAAATGCTGCATTAGAAGAAGTTGCAACCGCACTAGCATTCCTATATGGATATAAAGTCAAGATAGATTTTAGTAAAATAAACAAGGTTGCAAAACTTGTTTCATCATATTTCGGAATACAAATACCGCCAAACAAGGCTATTGTAGGTGCAAATGCATTTTCGCATGAGTCTGGTATTCATGTTCATGGTATATTAAGTTATCCTCTTACATATGAGCCTTTAGATCCTTCAATTGTTGGTGCAGAGAGAAGAATTGTTATAGGAAAGCATAGTGGACGACATGCAATTGAATATGTTATTAAACAGCTTGGATTAGAGCCTAGAGAAGAGGCTATAAAGAATATCTTGAATAAAGTAAAGGATTTAGCTGACCAAGGAATTAAAATTACATGGGAATTGATACTAAAACTTGTGAAAGAGGAATATGGGGATGTGAATAATGTATAG
- a CDS encoding isocitrate/isopropylmalate dehydrogenase family protein, with protein MYRVAIIEGDGIGPEVVNAALHVLNKVVARYALNIEFIKVEAGDAAVKKYGVAVPEDSWRIIKSCDVILKGPVGESAGDVVVKIRRGLDLYANIRPSKAFPGVKALNPNIDLVIVRENTEDVYVRAEYILPNDVSIAIRVISKKASQRIARKAFEIARNRRKKVTVVHKANVLTITDGLFRSMTYEVKKEYPDVDIDEMYIDAAVMDIVRKPERFDVIVTTNLYGDILSDLAAYVSGSIGLASSANIGDEKAMFEPIHGAAFDIAGKGIANPTAMILSAAWMLKWLGEKSHSERYVEAGKSIERAVEITLAEGKKLTPDLGGNATTIEFTEAIASKI; from the coding sequence ATGTATAGAGTAGCTATTATAGAAGGTGATGGAATAGGTCCTGAAGTTGTTAATGCTGCACTTCATGTTTTAAACAAGGTTGTTGCAAGATATGCACTTAATATAGAGTTCATAAAGGTTGAGGCAGGGGATGCTGCTGTTAAGAAGTATGGTGTTGCTGTTCCAGAAGATTCTTGGAGAATTATAAAATCATGTGATGTTATTCTAAAAGGTCCTGTAGGAGAATCTGCAGGTGATGTTGTTGTCAAAATTAGAAGAGGACTTGATTTATACGCAAATATAAGGCCTTCAAAAGCATTTCCTGGTGTAAAAGCTTTGAATCCAAATATTGACTTAGTTATTGTGAGAGAGAATACGGAGGATGTGTATGTAAGAGCAGAATATATTCTCCCGAATGACGTGTCTATTGCTATTCGTGTCATAAGTAAGAAGGCTTCCCAAAGAATAGCTAGAAAGGCATTTGAAATAGCTAGGAATAGAAGAAAGAAAGTTACAGTTGTGCATAAAGCTAATGTTTTAACCATAACAGATGGTCTTTTCAGATCCATGACATATGAAGTTAAAAAAGAGTATCCAGATGTCGATATAGATGAAATGTATATTGATGCTGCTGTAATGGACATTGTTAGAAAACCTGAGAGATTTGATGTTATTGTAACAACGAATCTGTATGGAGATATACTAAGCGATTTAGCAGCTTATGTATCTGGCAGTATAGGACTTGCCTCTTCAGCGAATATAGGTGATGAAAAAGCAATGTTTGAACCTATTCATGGTGCTGCATTTGATATTGCTGGTAAAGGTATTGCAAATCCCACGGCCATGATATTGTCAGCTGCTTGGATGCTTAAATGGCTTGGTGAAAAAAGCCATAGTGAAAGATATGTAGAGGCTGGTAAAAGCATAGAAAGAGCTGTTGAAATAACACTAGCAGAAGGGAAAAAACTCACACCTGATCTTGGAGGAAATGCAACAACAATTGAGTTTACTGAAGCAATTGCTTCAAAGATTTGA